The genomic stretch gcgattccgatccggtagtaagcactgctcttgctaggactacttaccaattctctcaggttgagcccctgagctcacctaccggtctgcgcgaagttggaatagcccctaaaACTACCAACGATtatgtagggaaaaaaatacttacatttgaaatataaaatatataaaatataaaataattttctatataaaattgGCATTCAGACGACTATTGCGCAAATACTTAACTGACAATATCACGTAAATTAGTGGGCATTGAAACCAATTGAAatataaagcatttttttattacacgttgacTCGTCGCTATGATAGCAAATTGGTATCACGAATTTAAATCGTGACCTATGCAACGTTTTGGATATGACGTTTTTTATCATTGACACATACACTTGATGTACTTTTACCTGATTATTTCTGATGTTTCTGAATAGCGTTGATGAGCAGCTTCAGGAACAAAGCTCAAGTTACGACCAAAGGAATTAGACATGGTCGTTACTTTGGATTATAGTCCAAATACCTCAAACACACGTTAAATTATATCTACCTTTAAAATTAGTGTCCGTACTGGACGCCTGTATTATTCTCGCACATACAAAAGCGCAAAATATTATTCTAAAAATAATGCAGCTCAGTATTTGCAACCAGATGAGTAGTTAAAGGACTCACCAATGGCTTGatttcatgtaaaataaaactCCGCCAAACAAAATTACtagtatataaatttatatatttgtcgATAAAACTTacttgttttactggtggtaggacctcttgtgagtccgcacgggtaggtaccaccgccccgcatatttctgccgtgaagcagtaatgcgtttcggtttgaagggtggggcagccgttgtgacaatactgagaccttagaactatatctcaagatgtgtggcgcatttacgttgtaattgtctatgggctccagtaaccacttaacaccaggtgctctgtgagctcgtccacacatctaagcaataaaaaaaaatctttattgtaCATTTACATTTAGTTTAGATTATGGACGAACAGGATTTGTTGTTTAGCTTAACACAGAAACAAAAATGCGATTATAATGGTAGGAGCATTTAATTCATGAAACTCTCGGTGACCTCCTAACGTGTTAAGCAAAACGAGGTCGCGTTGATAAAATTAGCGGCCCGCTGACTAACGCTGTGAACTTTACGTTCGGGATACGGCAGACGTGAAACTGACCAGGTCGCGTGACCGATTGTGTGTTGTATCTCTGACGAAACCTGCTTCCGATCCGGTCCGATAATCACCACGCCGATATCAAACGTAAAAAGTTTATCAAGCGATGTCCAAACATCTCTTCTTCAATCTATGTCCACCTAATGCTGAGCGTAGGTCTCTTCATAAGCACCCtattcttttcggtctcttgcctctCATGATCAATAGAGGAAGACTGATAGTGATCGCGGCGATtgtatcatcactacatagtatgtataaaacaaagtcgttttctctgtccctatatccctatgtatgcttaaatctttaaaactacacagCGGATTtggatgcggttttttttaatagatagagtgattgaaaaggaaggtttatatgtataataacatccattaaatagtggagaaatcaacaataaattacagtttccgaagcgaagcgagggcgggtcgctagtatgctATACTTTAGAGAATTGATGATGAATATTAGATATGTTAGCGCCTTTTTAATTTGGGAAAACCTAAatctgaaataataatatgttttattattatttttttattgcccgtgtaaaCAGACgaatatacggcccacctgatggtgagtggttaccgtcgcccatggactttagcaatgccaggggcagagccaagctgctgcctaccgaaaatgtGTTGCACAGAGTTTAGGGCAACATGTATGCTATATTATATATGGTATGTGGGTATGGAGAACAGCTGTGAAGGCTGtcaataaacaagaattccacatgactaTGACTGCTTTGACAAGAATAACCGGCTGACTATGATGATGAGTATAGGGCAAACGGGCCTGTCGCTCGAACGGTTTTAAACCCCTTCGTTTGTGTGGTGTCGAGCAGGAGGTTCGCGCGGAACGCGATGTCCTCCAGGCGCGGATGTCGGAGCAGGCGCTCAAGATATCGTCGCTGTCGGCGCGCCTCCAGCAGCAGCGGAACGACGCCGAGGCGCTCTCCCACCAGGCCACCAGCCAGCTCTCCGTGCAACTGCACGATGCACTCGCCGAGGTGACTGCCACGCCGCACTCTGCACCCAACCAACTTACATAAATGATCTTTGAATAGTGCAATATGTGTGTTTGATCAATCGCAGACATCCCATTTACTTGACTGATCAGGTGGTACAGATGCTAGGGCTCCTGACTGTCGGGTcgagggtcgtggattcgattcccacatcaggcaaacatttgtgtttttttgctttttatCTGGGTTACTCAGTCTATAAATAAATGTGTATATCAGTCTCTAGATAATCCTGACTTGGGGCTAGATGAACGTATGTGACTTGTCCGTCGTTGCTGAATActatacagttttcgtggttacggccgatttaaaatagtaaacgcgagattaaactgcaacagtacttttaattaaaaatgtatgtaaaacaGAAACAAAACGTTATAATGATCCGCGTATCGTATGATAAATGTTATTTGTCCTTCTAGTGTTAaggcaaattttaaatatttattaggtGCAAAGACTCAAAGAAGAGATGGAGAGCAAGGACAAACAGTTGGTCAGGTTGAGGCAGAATTTAGAAGAACGTGATAGACTCAACGAGCAACACCATTCACTCTACGGTAACTCGTGTAAGTCAATACGTCGAGATAATGGAAGTGTCTTTGGTCCCCCTCACCCCCCTGGACCCTCGTCCCCATGGTCCCTCTCGTCCCCACGGTCCCTCTAGTCCCCGTAGCCCCTCGCCCCCACGGTCCCTCTCGTCCCCATAGTCTCCGTCGTCCCCCGGTTTCTCATCCCCATGGTCCCTCTCGTCGTCATGGTCCCTCGTCTCCATGGTTCCCGTCGTCCCCATGATTCCCGTCGTCCTCACGGTCCCCCTGGCCCCCTTGGTTCCCTCATCTCATCCCCCTGGTCCGTCGTCCCCATGGCCCCTCTCGTCGCACCGGGCGGGTGGCTTCTAGTGTGTATGTGTAGAGTTACAACATTTGGaatgtttaattttcatttaatctaTTTATAATTATCATGTATCGGATAAACAGTAAATTATACCGTGGTTGCCATTGCATCATCACTTTTAGTGCTTAGCTTATTTTGACATATTTTGCAGATATTGTTAAtggataattgaaaaataaaaaattttaaattcaaaaaaattaaaagaatataaattCATAGTAAAtgatgttaaataattttttataaatgttattaacttattaaaaatgttatacgTGTGCGCGCTAAGACACGGCCGTACCACAGTAATATCTATCTAACTGCGCAAATTGTCGATATTCCGACCCTCCGCACTTTGTGCGCACAAATAGACAGTCGATCTATTGACGGTTCGCGTTCAGTTTAATATGACAATACATTTAGTAACATTTTCTTCTCTATGGTTATAGGTGTACGTATActgatatatttaaatattgaatatgtAAATTTTCCCCAACAGGTAACCCTAAAGACAAAGTGATAATACTGGAGCGTGAGCTGTCGGACGCGCAGAGCCGCATCGCGCAGCTGGAGACCCTGGCGCGAGACCTCCAGCGGGACAATGAGCAGCTGCAGGCTGCCGCGCGGGACCAGCAGCAACACCTGCAGCAGCTGCTCGGTGAGCTGTCCGGGGCGCTGGGGGAGaccatcatttttattttttattgcttagatgggtggacgaattcacagctcacctggtgttaagtggtaactggagcccatagacatctacaacgtaaatgcgccaccccttgagacataagttctaaggtctcaagtatagttacaacggctgccccacccttcaaaccgaaacgcattactgcttcacagcagaaataagcagggtggtggtacctacacgcgcggactctcaaaaggccctaccaccggtaactacgcaaattaaaatttttgcgggtttgatttttattacacgatgttactccgtcaccgtgggagtcaatcgtgaacatttgttgagtacgcatttccacgccacgacgacttacttaattatttatgtGATACTCGTAAATTCAGATTCGCCTAAAGACAAGTCTAGCGTCGCTCGAACCAAAGGTACATTTGGAATAAATCCAACTTCCTCTAGTTTATTTGGGTTACGGCGATATTCGTCTACCTCGGCCCATACAAGTATGATTCATAACCGTCGGTTAACTGTTGCAGCTCTAAAATTAGACGCAAACAACCAGGAGGACGAAAACGGTCCGGCCGACGTCAAGACATCGGCTAGAACATTGAGCGACATCGTCTCCATATCCGACTTCGACGAACAGGACCTGCAGATGCGGAGAGCTGAATCGAAGGGCCACAACCTTAGTCTGGGCGAGCCCCCCTACGGCCCCCTCGGCCCCCCCGGTCCCCCCGCGCACGACCGCACGCTGCCCCCGGAGGGCGAGCGCCCCCACATGAGCTCGTTGCATCTCGAGTGCTCGGAGCAGCTGGACCTCCCCGCCCACAccccccgcgcggactccctGCCCGCGCACCTCACCTCCACGCAGAACAAAGACTTGTTGAAGCAATATAAAAGGAACGCTAATGAAATCACATTGTTCGGCGATTTTAAGCATTTGACCCAgaaaataaccgataattgttCAATGTATCCCAACAGGGACGTCAGCGACACCAAAAATCTTAGCGtcgaaccaaaaaaaataaacttctcAATTGAACCGACCGCGGACAACCGAGACGAGGAGGAGTTCACTTCGCTGCGGGAACTCGGGATATATCTCGACACGAAGCAGCAGTGCTACCCCGACATCCTCACACAGCTGAAGCACGAAATCAAAAAATCTAGATCCGAATTGGAAAAGTGTAGATCTGAACTGAAAAATGCTGAAGAACAACTGTGCGAGTTCCCCGCGCTCAAACAGGAGGTGGAGCAGCTCAAGGGGCTCCTGGACAACACCGTGGCCGCCATGGACAACGACAAGAAGTTCTACGAAAATCAACTCGAGAGCTTCTCGGCGAACAAACAACTACTCGAACAGAGACTCACGGAGCTGAGTCAAGACGTCCATGACAAGTCTAAGGATCTGCACTTGCTCAAGGAAGACATACTCAGGAGAGAAAACATGATATTGGAACTTGCGAAAGAAAAGCGAAATCTGATGAACAAAATGGCTGAACTTGAACTTAAAATAGACGAGCTCCAGACCAAAAATACTTTACTAGAGAAATGCGAAGCGGAGAACTTGGAGATGAGAGAGAAGATGACGGAACTGACGAAGCTGGAGCAGCTCGTCAACGATAAAAACCAGCAGATCGACAGCCTCAACCAGCACCTGGACAGGCTGGACGACCTGCAGCGCCGCCTCCGCGACAAGTCCCAGCAGCACGACAGCCTCCAGCGCGCGCTGGCCGACAAGAGCGACGAGCTGGCCCGCCTCGCCGCCGCGCTGCACGCCCTGCGCCGCGACGCCGCCGACGCCGACCAGCTCCGGCTGCAGCTCTCTAAACTAGAAAAGGACCAGGAGAACGCCTTGTTGAAACTACAGAACACTCAAACTGAACTCGAGCGAGTCAACTCTCTCAACCAAGAGATGTCGCTGAAGATACAAGACATGAAGTCACTCACGGACCAATTAAAAGATAATGAAACTGAAATAGAAATTCTTAACGAGGACATTTCTGCGTTTCACTACGAAATAGCTTCGTTGAAGGACCAATTGAAGATGGCCTCCCGCAGCCCCTCGCCGCGGAAGGCCCCCGACGACCGGAGGGACGACCGGCCGGCTCGCTCCGACAAGAGGCAGCTCACCAAGATCAGGAAGCAGATATCTTTGTTGCAACACGAGCTGGACTTTAACAAGAAGGAATTGAACGATAAGGTAAAGTTTGTTTACTCAAAATGACAATTGTCGATGTATAACTCATTTGGAGTTACCGGTCACTGACTGGTGTCACTTATGTCcggactttttggcgagaagtgaagttgtgtgatttgttttaatttgtctatttagtgtttcatcaggtttaaatgtgtaataacggtggtttactaactgtttaatatctgtgaaagtgcacaaatgtggggaaatgaaacaaagccgctggacgtaacttcttacgatcctccaaaaagtccactgaaaaaatctcagtacacgaccaccattttactgagattatatttcatcccatatcatcccatctcatgtcatttaatttcatcccagttcattaatgtctcaaaatcatcaaatcatctttatttcatttcactccatattatcatttttcataaaaataataatataaattaaaataagaaattatgacttaaaggtcttagttaccaggttataaaatcccttaaaaaagtcGCTTATGTCCATATTGTGATTTTCTGAATACAACGTGTTCAAATGCTCAAAATAGATACGGAATATAGTTAAAGGAATTGTTGTCTCATTCATTTGACCATTTCTCCCCACACAGGCGTTCGAGCTAGCGAAAGCGAAATTGGACATAACGGAACTCAAAAACAATTTGAGTCAAGCGGACAAACAAGTGTCGGACGCCGCCGCCGACCGCGAGCTCAGCGCGCAACGACACCACCAACTGCGCCACGACCTGCTGCACGCGCTGCAGGAGAAGCAGCAGCTGGCCGAGCAATTAGAGCTCGTACTGTCTAGGTGAGTAGGGCCATTGTCGACTGACGCGCGGGGGACTGTGCGGGGGCTTCGGCAACTTAACCAATGTAGACCTTGTGGCGACTCACTTACCCGCCACtacttgggcaaccgccttacaaTCCGACAAAATCGCTGTCGCTTATGAATTTAGGCAATCAtatattattgttgttcaacACTTCGGAATCTTAAAAAACTGAGGGCAGTACATATCGGTATTCGTTGTGGTACCCATCGTTCGTGTCAGTGCCTTTATTTCTCCTACATGTTCGTTATGTTATAGTttgtttgtgtatatttttatcttcaataaactattcaaaGCAGTACATATTCATACTCACTGTGTAAACCATCCTTTGTGTCAGCGCCTAgtgtcggtaggcagcggtttgactctgcccctggtattgctgaaatccatgggcgacgataaccactcaccatcaggtgggccgtatgcccgtctgcctacaagggcaataaaaaaaaagcctaccCAATACAGTTAGAAGCAGCACTACTACTACAGCTTCTACAACCTTATATGTTCATCAGTACCTTATACTGACAGCATAGCCCGACTCCCCTCGTCTCGGTACTATAGTGTTTTATCGCACTGTTATATCCGGTCTTCAGTAGCGTAGTATGCAGACCCTACTGTATTCCTGCTGCATCAGCTCTTCCGTAACCTTATCCATACCATACCTCATTACTATTCCCACTCACTGAATCAGTTCGTCTCCATCCTTCGTCGCGTTCGCGCctatcactttttattaaatccagtgcgaattataatttagtttttttttaaaagaaattcaCAGTATCCGGTAAAATAGCACGCATTCGTTCTAGGTTACGCGAGGAGTCAGATGTTGAAGAATTAAAGGCCAAGTTGAGGCAGCAAGTGGAGAGGTGTCACGAGCTGGAGGCCGAGCTGCAGGACGTCCGGGAGCTCGCCGACAGGTCGGTGTTGTGGTCCGTGGGCTCAGCCGGACGGAACACTCGTGCCGGTGCTCTACTGAATCTAAGAATACGACCTCGACACATGTTCATGAGTGACTTCCTCGCAACATCGTATAACAAAACATCAGAtcggaaagaaaaaaaatataatttgcattactggtggtagaggaTCTTGTAAGCCCCCACGGAtgggaaccaccaccctgcctatttctgccgtgaagcaataatgcgttccggtgtgaagagtggggcagccgttgtactgtaactGAAACTGAagcttagagctcatgtctcagagtaagtggcggcatttacgttgttggtgtctatggactccggtaacaacttaatatTAGATGGCCTTTGAGCTCATTTATTAATCTATGAAATCTACAAACAAGTTGTATTGAATACTCGTTGTTTTAGTGATTACATATTTAGTGTGAGCTTTAATCTTCTCCCAACGCCCCGCGTGACGCGGCGGCGGAGGAACTGGTTTATACCTGACACACGTCCAGCCACGTCCAGTATAGATTACTAAGTATTAATAACAGTGCTAAGAATTTGTTAGAACTCTAACACTCCTGGTGGCGTTGACCACGTGCTTGCCTTTGAGTATAAATTTGCATTTCTGCTCATTACTTAAAAATGCTAAGCAGCGAAGCTTTGAGTGTTCATACACGTCGAGGGTCTCTCGCCGAGCGGGGGTCCCGTACGGTGTCTCGCGCGAGGACTTCTAACCGAACCTCGCGGTCGGCCgagatgataataatatttgaatcTGCTTAATGAAAACATCAGTGTGTCGGGGCCGCTACACGCAGTATCGGATGTCTGCTACTATGATCACGTTGAAGTGTTGTCTCAGGTCTACCGGTCCCGACGAGGGGTCAGGAGGGGGGTCGAGAGACAGGGCGCGGTCCCCCACGGCGGAGTTGGAGCGAGCAGTGCGGCTGCAGCTGTCCTACTCGCACGCACTCGACCACACCATCATGGACCAGGTACACTCGCCTACACATGAATTTCATTCCTATGTTATAGATTCGTTTCTCGCAGTAATAATGTTTCATACATATCATCACCTAAATGTTTAAACTAGACGTGTTCAGTGATTCTGTCGGCGCTAAGTTTGGAATAATTTAACTTTTGCATTACATCTGGTTCTTTTGATCGTAGTGAGATAaggtatacataatatattaatttcaagtcaaatcATAAGCTATGAGTCTTCCTTCATAATTGGATCTAGATTAATTGTCATTTATGTACCCCCTCGCGATAATGGAACGTTGGTCGACAGATCCTGTCCGCCAGCAGCGACGAGCACGAGCCCGTGCCGCGCCTGGCGCTCGCCGCCTCCGAGTGAGTGCAACGCTGTCACGTTTGCCCCCCTCTCACAGCACGCCCCCCATAGCGACCCCCACAGTGCCCCCCACAGCGCGACCCCCACTGCAGATTGCTGTGATCTTTGATAAGAGACCACGAAGGTTTCAAAATGCGACCAAATCATTTAATAGCCAAATTACGTTTAACGCTAATCGAATCTTCAACTTGATGTCGCGGTGCGGCCGGCGGTGTCGCGCTCCTGTAGCAATGTGCTCTGTGCAGGTCGAGCTCGGCCCGCTCGTCGCGCTCGGAGCGGGAGCGGGAGCGGGAGCGGGTGGCGGTGCTGGAGGAGCGGCTGCGGGACAAGGATGCGCTCATCGCTGAACTCAACAGGTGCGACACGCGCAACTATACCCAAGCGCTAGTCTGGCGCCGATGTCCGACACGCAGTAAGCGAGGTCCACTGTACGCTCGGTGTCCGCAGGGTGCGGGAGCAGCTGGAGCGCGACTGGCAGACGGCCCGGCTGCGCTACGAGGCCGAGCGGGAGAACTCGGGCCGGCTGCAGCTGCTGCTCGACACGCAGAAGGAGACCGCTCTGACGCTGCAGGTACCGGTGTAAAGTGCTTTCTaataaactttttactggtggtaggatctcttcaGAGtctgctgccgtgaagcagtaatgcgtttcggtttgaagggtggggcagccgttgtaattatatttgagaccttagaacttatatcttaaggtcaatggcgcatttacgttgtagatgtctaggggctccagtaaccacttatcaccaagtgggctgtgagctggtgcacccatctaagcaataaaaaaaacaataatactcCCACCCGAAAcgattggttttgttaaaagCATAAAGCAGCAGTGTCGGCGCATTGGTGGCCGCACAGCGCTCCACACTGGCGGACACTAACTTTACGTCCATTTGGTCATTTTCTCTGCTCCAAATGATTCATTATCAATGAAATGATCACTTTGCTTAATGATAAAATTGTATTCCGCAGAAGCAAGACTCGAACATGATCGAGATCCTCAAGAAGCGCTTGGAGAGCGCCATGCACGCGGAGCCGCCGCCGCGCTCCCCGCCGCAGGTcaggcttatttttttttttagggattttatgaccccgtagctaagacctttaaatcatgtcttattttaatttatatacttatttttatgaaaaatgataatatggagtgaaatgaaatgaagatgattaatttgagacattcatcaactgggatgaaattaaatgaaatgagatgatatgagatgaaatataatcttaataaaaaggtggtcatttactaggattttttcagtggactttttgaaggatcccgagaagttgcgtccagcggttttgtttcattttcccatatttgtgcactttcacagatattaaacagttaaaaaaccactactattacacatttaaacctgaaagaaacactaaatagacaaaataaaacaaatcacacaacttcactcctcgcattcccgccaaaaagtccaggtCAGGCTTAGCATAAACATTACCATAGATTATGGTCAAATATGACATTGTTGTTTACCTATACTAATCTATAGTATACGaatctacagcggtttttacggatgttctataactactgaaccacgcatctgattgacttgaaacttggtatctatgtagaaaatacatgtacttaatggataggctaataaataaactcagtttatatgagtgttagactcctacaccagttacgggggcgttaatgatgggaATCTTTGTGggaatgagaaataataatgttaaatttattgcCCAGAGAAGTGaatgggtacagctagttaaatcataatatttatatttagcaTGGTTTTATCAGTTTGACCAGCTCTATCTTTTCACACAAACGCGGCTCAATGTGCGTGGTGCCGAGTTGCAGTACATTTGGATATTCTGTTGTAGAGTGAGAGCGAGGACCGATGGAAGGGCGAGGTCCTGCTACTGAAATCGAAGCTGCAGCTGGAGCGCGACAAGCTGTCCGACCAGCAAGCCATGTGGGAGCGGGACAAGCTGCACAAGCAGCGGGAGCTGGACGCCAAGAACGAGGTCTGCAACACGCTCAGGAACGAACTCGCACACATCAAGCGGTAAGCGCGCCGTGACCGTCCAGCGGTGACGTCACAGACTCCTCAGCGACTCAATGCGATCTCGCACGCTCCAGGCGCTCGCACGACTCCAGCCTCGAGCTGCTCCGCGCCAGGGAGCTGGCGGCCGCGCAGGCCAGGACCATCGACGCGCTGGAGCGGAGACTGGACGCCTGCGAGCGGCTCCGGCCCGTGGACGACGCGCTGGTGAGCACTCGCGTGTACACCCTTCAACAGCTGGGTCAAAAGAAAAATTACCAACAAAAATGTACAAATGCTTTGCTTCACAACAGTCGGAAATCGAGATCCACAAGATAGAGCTGACCCGCGAGATGTCCTCACTGAAGAAGTGTTTGTCGGACAGCATCCGCCCCGCCGACACCCCCGCGCCGCACCAGCTCGTGAGTATCCCCCTGCGGCCCCCGACGCCCCCCGGCGGCCCCCGACGCCCCCCCGG from Bombyx mori chromosome 3, ASM3026992v2 encodes the following:
- the LOC101739129 gene encoding centrosome-associated protein CEP250 isoform X9; the protein is MNTVDLYVLLSDPDAEVSSWPLELVALRDRIQGDKQEKEVSSLRDELSAGDSDKWKQRRNFCFDQNRHLEEVTKERDELRRVAVSLHRAVGELVAYCGRAEHELNSTVLAELLARLATQSSSEDPGRPSSPNLSAELNASIVSRSGKHVHFAPDLNSILSDLDEVPTGDSHYHALLSRDFPEITRPAGTQRTDCLVGFLEQQRDLSADIKRELENSLRRLRNEAHSLLDLSARLARKSDCKMLESGEAQVAALVQDLDSKQESCDNCELHRKNMEEAMSECLQRENLLRSDLEAAMVKIAQLMASSDVVVEGYGTCVPPACAPRGPRPPAASPPPSPRADLELLQRERDDLAQQLEAANRQLRATRQFVEEQASEREGERDEFARREGELRDENARLGARLRNNARILSEMHSLRLSCCDCRQHYAHVEHLETQTREMNQIITELEARKSQADDEIKASEEKITLLRDIISTLETQLEQKTEHEKEILEELERMRKTIDERDGKMRELLGELESIKSEKNDAEVACVKCAQQEDKYAELMRTVDEQCGHAAAALAARTRRLQRAHCAAPAGSSEPSEDVSLREHLQIKSQESDPSPRSPPPPAGEGAAFRALRAQLRALGLAQDALLKRSQDLELQRERLADVAQEVRAERDVLQARMSEQALKISSLSARLQQQRNDAEALSHQATSQLSVQLHDALAEVQRLKEEMESKDKQLVRLRQNLEERDRLNEQHHSLYGNSCNPKDKVIILERELSDAQSRIAQLETLARDLQRDNEQLQAAARDQQQHLQQLLALKLDANNQEDENGPADVKTSARTLSDIVSISDFDEQDLQMRRAESKGHNLSLGEPPYGPLGPPGPPAHDRTLPPEGERPHMSSLHLECSEQLDLPAHTPRADSLPAHLTSTQNKDLLKQYKRNANEITLFGDFKHLTQKITDNCSMYPNRDVSDTKNLSVEPKKINFSIEPTADNRDEEEFTSLRELGIYLDTKQQCYPDILTQLKHEIKKSRSELEKCRSELKNAEEQLCEFPALKQEVEQLKGLLDNTVAAMDNDKKFYENQLESFSANKQLLEQRLTELSQDVHDKSKDLHLLKEDILRRENMILELAKEKRNLMNKMAELELKIDELQTKNTLLEKCEAENLEMREKMTELTKLEQLVNDKNQQIDSLNQHLDRLDDLQRRLRDKSQQHDSLQRALADKSDELARLAAALHALRRDAADADQLRLQLSKLEKDQENALLKLQNTQTELERVNSLNQEMSLKIQDMKSLTDQLKDNETEIEILNEDISAFHYEIASLKDQLKMASRSPSPRKAPDDRRDDRPARSDKRQLTKIRKQISLLQHELDFNKKELNDKAFELAKAKLDITELKNNLSQADKQVSDAAADRELSAQRHHQLRHDLLHALQEKQQLAEQLELVLSRLREESDVEELKAKLRQQVERCHELEAELQDVRELADRSTGPDEGSGGGSRDRARSPTAELERAVRLQLSYSHALDHTIMDQILSASSDEHEPVPRLALAASESSSARSSRSERERERERVAVLEERLRDKDALIAELNRVREQLERDWQTARLRYEAERENSGRLQLLLDTQKETALTLQKQDSNMIEILKKRLESAMHAEPPPRSPPQSESEDRWKGEVLLLKSKLQLERDKLSDQQAMWERDKLHKQRELDAKNEVCNTLRNELAHIKRRSHDSSLELLRARELAAAQARTIDALERRLDACERLRPVDDALSEIEIHKIELTREMSSLKKCLSDSIRPADTPAPHQLIRCLHSRCIRLESIRKALIWQKRYLQRTLHGYVQLERTLRLPSSGAARVSTGKERFKCAVWAVVGAVRLQYLVRRRNARVSAAAALLLDTPVQQRRPPSATPAAPALSEFNRRMQCPSSSPRSEPFVLSSPRGEMAAAYLNKLEAVSRCLNQTLRPADRT
- the LOC101739129 gene encoding centrosome-associated protein CEP250 isoform X13 encodes the protein MVLLRKFMVSSLRDELSAGDSDKWKQRRNFCFDQNRHLEEVTKERDELRRVAVSLHRAVGELVAYCGRAEHELNSTVLAELLARLATQSSSEDPGRPSSPNLSAELNASIVSRSGKHVHFAPDLNSILSDLDEDCLVGFLEQQRDLSADIKRELENSLRRLRNEAHSLLDLSARLARKSDCKMLESGEAQVAALVQDLDSKQESCDNCELHRKNMEEAMSECLQRENLLRSDLEAAMVKIAQLMASSDVVVEGYGTCVPPACAPRGPRPPAASPPPSPRADLELLQRERDDLAQQLEAANRQLRATRQFVEEQASEREGERDEFARREGELRDENARLGARLRNNARILSEVEHLETQTREMNQIITELEARKSQADDEIKASEEKITLLRDIISTLETQLEQKTEHEKEILEELERMRKTIDERDGKMRELLGELESIKSEKNDAEVACVKCAQQEDKYAELMRTVDEQCGHAAAALAARTRRLQRAHCAAPAGSSEPSEDVSLREHLQIKSQESDPSPRSPPPPAGEGAAFRALRAQLRALGLAQDALLKRSQDLELQRERLADVAQEVRAERDVLQARMSEQALKISSLSARLQQQRNDAEALSHQATSQLSVQLHDALAEVQRLKEEMESKDKQLVRLRQNLEERDRLNEQHHSLYGNSCNPKDKVIILERELSDAQSRIAQLETLARDLQRDNEQLQAAARDQQQHLQQLLALKLDANNQEDENGPADVKTSARTLSDIVSISDFDEQDLQMRRAESKGHNLSLGEPPYGPLGPPGPPAHDRTLPPEGERPHMSSLHLECSEQLDLPAHTPRADSLPAHLTSTQNKDLLKQYKRNANEITLFGDFKHLTQKITDNCSMYPNRDVSDTKNLSVEPKKINFSIEPTADNRDEEEFTSLRELGIYLDTKQQCYPDILTQLKHEIKKSRSELEKCRSELKNAEEQLCEFPALKQEVEQLKGLLDNTVAAMDNDKKFYENQLESFSANKQLLEQRLTELSQDVHDKSKDLHLLKEDILRRENMILELAKEKRNLMNKMAELELKIDELQTKNTLLEKCEAENLEMREKMTELTKLEQLVNDKNQQIDSLNQHLDRLDDLQRRLRDKSQQHDSLQRALADKSDELARLAAALHALRRDAADADQLRLQLSKLEKDQENALLKLQNTQTELERVNSLNQEMSLKIQDMKSLTDQLKDNETEIEILNEDISAFHYEIASLKDQLKMASRSPSPRKAPDDRRDDRPARSDKRQLTKIRKQISLLQHELDFNKKELNDKAFELAKAKLDITELKNNLSQADKQVSDAAADRELSAQRHHQLRHDLLHALQEKQQLAEQLELVLSRLREESDVEELKAKLRQQVERCHELEAELQDVRELADRSTGPDEGSGGGSRDRARSPTAELERAVRLQLSYSHALDHTIMDQILSASSDEHEPVPRLALAASESSSARSSRSERERERERVAVLEERLRDKDALIAELNRVREQLERDWQTARLRYEAERENSGRLQLLLDTQKETALTLQKQDSNMIEILKKRLESAMHAEPPPRSPPQSESEDRWKGEVLLLKSKLQLERDKLSDQQAMWERDKLHKQRELDAKNEVCNTLRNELAHIKRRSHDSSLELLRARELAAAQARTIDALERRLDACERLRPVDDALSEIEIHKIELTREMSSLKKCLSDSIRPADTPAPHQLIRCLHSRCIRLESIRKALIWQKRYLQRTLHGYVQLERTLRLPSSGAARVSTGKERFKCAVWAVVGAVRLQYLVRRRNARVSAAAALLLDTPVQQRRPPSATPAAPALSEFNRRMQCPSSSPRSEPFVLSSPRGEMAAAYLNKLEAVSRCLNQTLRPADRT